In the Marinomonas algicola genome, one interval contains:
- a CDS encoding GAF domain-containing protein: MDIPQVPDIEKNRLKSLRSLNILDSSAEERFDRITRMAKRIFNVPIVLVSLVDQNRQWFKSCIGLDVRETSRDISFCGHAILKDEVLVIKDASNDERFFDNPLVTHSPNIRFYAGCPVRSEDGYRLGTLCLIDQEPRAFSEEDIEALKDLANMVELELAVIHSLTTDDATKTLNKEGFTILAQDRLDSCLEADIPVAAITLKIDDFQSINDTFGSEEGKRILEMLTKFFNTESSDIELFGRLGDCTFIALLTNKSIDEMASLMQNLSDTFKNRERETYFKYEVTFTYDVVRFSSDVPCSIQAVIDESE; the protein is encoded by the coding sequence TTGGATATTCCGCAGGTTCCTGATATTGAAAAAAATCGGTTAAAAAGTCTAAGATCTTTAAATATATTAGATTCTTCTGCTGAAGAACGTTTTGATCGAATTACGAGAATGGCCAAGCGTATTTTTAATGTGCCGATCGTACTGGTTAGTCTGGTTGATCAAAATCGTCAATGGTTTAAGTCTTGTATTGGATTAGACGTACGAGAGACGTCTAGAGACATTTCTTTCTGTGGTCATGCCATTTTAAAGGATGAAGTATTGGTAATAAAGGATGCGAGCAATGACGAGCGTTTTTTTGATAATCCTTTGGTTACTCATTCTCCCAATATTCGGTTTTATGCTGGTTGCCCTGTTAGGTCTGAAGATGGGTATCGATTAGGGACATTATGCTTAATCGATCAAGAGCCAAGAGCGTTTTCTGAAGAGGACATTGAAGCACTAAAAGATTTGGCTAATATGGTTGAGCTAGAGCTTGCAGTGATTCATTCTCTGACAACGGACGACGCCACAAAAACGCTCAATAAGGAAGGGTTTACGATTCTGGCTCAAGACCGACTTGATTCTTGCCTAGAAGCGGACATCCCCGTTGCGGCAATTACCCTTAAAATTGATGATTTTCAATCCATAAATGATACCTTTGGGAGCGAGGAAGGAAAGCGTATCCTTGAAATGCTCACAAAATTTTTTAACACTGAGAGTTCCGATATTGAGCTATTTGGTCGCTTAGGTGATTGTACGTTTATTGCTTTATTAACAAATAAAAGTATTGATGAGATGGCCTCTTTGATGCAAAACCTGAGTGACACATTTAAAAATAGAGAAAGAGAAACCTACTTTAAATATGAGGTAACCTTTACTTACGATGTCGTCAGGTTTAGCTCTGATGTACCTTGCTCAATTCAGGCTGTTATAGATGAATCTGAATAA
- a CDS encoding flavodoxin — protein sequence MSQTPIALIYGTDTNNTEEVGYKIAAQYTELGIHVELFNIKDIELSLLEDYSMLILGIPTWDFGGIQSDWEDLGDALSELSLEDKTIALYGLGDQFGYGDYFVDAMGWLYEKLLPTKANFIGQWSTEGYDFEASRACVQDKTHFIGLAIDEDQQFDLTDQRIEQWVIQLYAERELEAA from the coding sequence ATGAGCCAGACACCGATTGCTCTTATTTATGGAACCGATACCAACAACACAGAAGAAGTTGGCTATAAAATCGCGGCTCAATATACTGAGCTTGGAATACATGTTGAATTATTTAACATTAAAGACATAGAACTTAGCTTGTTAGAAGACTATTCCATGTTGATTTTAGGAATACCAACATGGGACTTTGGTGGCATTCAATCTGACTGGGAAGACCTTGGAGACGCACTGAGCGAACTCTCTTTAGAAGATAAAACCATCGCTTTATACGGGCTAGGTGACCAATTTGGCTATGGCGATTACTTTGTGGATGCAATGGGGTGGCTGTATGAAAAGTTACTTCCAACAAAAGCAAACTTCATCGGACAATGGTCAACGGAAGGCTATGATTTTGAAGCATCACGGGCGTGTGTACAGGACAAAACACATTTTATAGGATTAGCGATCGACGAAGATCAACAGTTTGACCTAACTGATCAAAGGATTGAACAGTGGGTTATCCAACTTTACGCAGAAAGAGAACTTGAAGCGGCATAA
- a CDS encoding AraC family transcriptional regulator produces MHLTMQDIYDDHGDVEDTLHEWVQGHKKQVHLLAGLQFSNMHLRAKKDTVFTETAKKGVYFSFIGSKSIQSVDDIHSVQIHYQKDVISGQFSMKQFEERSLLQVVISTEYLSLILGQTEDQVIQHFTSMEQILGNTDPYITLPLTRTVSKLCESMLNHTGLSISLAGHIYACMFTLIEQIQMLKHLSECEGCQSKLFKAQNLLEVPAGKVLDLDELAFSVGLNIDALSIGFMHLVGQSIESYHQRIRIAFAAEKLRKDPNAKPHIIKQSGFSEEQFESVFTQHFGVNSTQYRQIH; encoded by the coding sequence ATGCACTTAACTATGCAAGATATTTATGACGACCACGGGGATGTCGAAGATACTCTACATGAGTGGGTTCAGGGCCACAAAAAGCAGGTACACCTACTGGCAGGCTTGCAATTTTCCAATATGCATTTGCGAGCCAAAAAAGACACCGTTTTTACAGAAACAGCAAAGAAAGGTGTGTACTTCTCTTTTATAGGGTCCAAGTCGATTCAAAGCGTTGATGACATTCACTCAGTACAAATCCACTATCAAAAAGACGTTATCTCTGGACAGTTCTCAATGAAGCAATTTGAGGAACGCAGTTTACTTCAAGTGGTTATCAGTACTGAGTACTTATCTTTGATTCTAGGTCAAACAGAAGACCAGGTCATTCAACACTTTACCAGTATGGAGCAAATATTAGGCAACACTGACCCTTATATCACTCTGCCTTTAACTAGAACCGTCTCAAAGTTATGTGAGTCGATGCTTAATCACACAGGGTTGTCCATTAGCTTAGCAGGACATATTTACGCTTGTATGTTCACCTTAATTGAACAAATACAGATGCTGAAACACTTATCAGAATGTGAAGGGTGTCAAAGCAAGTTATTTAAGGCCCAGAACCTTTTGGAAGTACCAGCAGGAAAAGTGCTTGACCTAGATGAACTCGCCTTCTCAGTTGGACTAAATATTGACGCTCTGTCCATTGGCTTTATGCATTTAGTAGGACAATCTATTGAGTCGTATCACCAAAGAATACGCATTGCATTTGCCGCGGAAAAACTCAGAAAAGACCCTAACGCCAAACCTCATATTATTAAGCAAAGTGGCTTTTCAGAAGAGCAATTTGAAAGTGTATTTACGCAACATTTTGGCGTGAATAGCACTCAATATAGACAAATTCATTAA
- a CDS encoding amphi-Trp domain-containing protein, whose translation MRLKNEFQHVSLQDPQSIQELLISIAEGIGKGEVTFSDEEGVLTLQPNGLLDFKITASEGASRHKIELKVSWNKQNKPLSTTPLKIA comes from the coding sequence ATGCGATTAAAAAATGAGTTTCAACACGTTTCATTACAAGACCCTCAATCGATTCAAGAGCTACTCATCTCCATTGCAGAGGGTATTGGCAAAGGAGAAGTCACTTTTTCAGACGAAGAAGGCGTTCTTACATTACAACCCAATGGTTTATTGGACTTTAAAATCACCGCAAGTGAAGGCGCGTCACGTCATAAAATTGAACTAAAAGTAAGCTGGAACAAGCAGAATAAACCCCTATCAACCACCCCATTAAAAATAGCATAA
- a CDS encoding metallophosphoesterase, which yields MALSSPALTLVPQSSSLKKVAELKANNASKITNTIKKIKKPSKKQLQKSDDTRMVSQESNNALFASAKALLTKTDSKRLKHADWPLEKGSADALINKQDTLFRAVHPEHKQPKWQWPSKPLFFISDPHADADAFEASLLTTGGVTHDAFGQLTLTKQGKKCTFIVGGDCLDKGPSNLSLLRKLKELIDLGADVKLLAGNHDLRLLIGLLSIAGERDTGNEHMFVRMGNKVVPLLKEVFDLYLANTDWQKGTPNEAECKARLFPSDNWFIAFPVLAKNLVPDEGIERELKKMRTKTHSFEKNCLKAGLTLPQVYATAEKCQELFLSKKGEFSWFFKEMQLAYKKGSFLFVHAGVDDTISKLIAKKDVSYLNKCFKKQLHNNLFDFYYSSVANTFRTKYRKSDKPLTRDGVAIIRKSGIHAVVRGHVNYHQGQQLNVKQGLLHIECDITLDRNSRIKEGLMGVGYGVTMIQPQGRIVGLSSDFDTVKVLQPKRFLKAVKKEHAVKSKAEKKTLKQLNKTLKMSIRNAIKK from the coding sequence ATGGCACTTTCTTCACCAGCATTAACTCTTGTTCCACAGTCTAGCTCTTTGAAGAAAGTGGCCGAACTAAAAGCAAATAATGCGTCTAAGATAACTAATACTATAAAGAAAATTAAAAAGCCGTCCAAAAAGCAATTACAGAAAAGCGACGACACCAGAATGGTCAGTCAAGAATCAAATAACGCCCTATTTGCATCCGCTAAAGCATTATTAACTAAAACAGATTCAAAGCGATTAAAACACGCAGATTGGCCACTTGAAAAAGGCTCTGCCGATGCATTAATAAATAAACAAGATACTCTTTTCCGAGCCGTCCACCCGGAACACAAACAACCAAAATGGCAGTGGCCATCAAAGCCCCTTTTCTTTATTTCAGACCCTCATGCGGATGCCGATGCTTTTGAGGCCTCACTATTAACAACGGGTGGTGTAACCCATGATGCGTTTGGGCAGTTAACGCTCACGAAACAGGGGAAAAAGTGCACCTTTATTGTTGGTGGGGATTGCCTTGATAAAGGCCCGAGTAATTTATCCTTATTACGGAAGTTAAAAGAACTTATCGACCTTGGGGCCGATGTGAAATTATTAGCCGGAAATCACGACTTGCGCTTATTGATTGGTTTACTTTCTATTGCAGGCGAACGAGATACCGGCAATGAACATATGTTTGTACGAATGGGAAATAAAGTCGTTCCATTGCTCAAGGAAGTATTCGATCTATACTTAGCCAATACGGATTGGCAAAAAGGAACACCAAATGAAGCGGAATGCAAAGCGAGACTATTTCCTTCAGATAACTGGTTTATCGCGTTTCCTGTACTTGCAAAAAACCTAGTACCCGATGAAGGCATTGAGCGTGAGCTTAAAAAAATGCGCACAAAAACGCATTCATTTGAAAAAAACTGCTTAAAAGCCGGCTTAACCTTGCCACAGGTTTACGCAACAGCAGAAAAGTGCCAAGAGTTATTCCTTTCAAAAAAAGGCGAATTTTCGTGGTTTTTTAAAGAGATGCAACTTGCTTATAAAAAAGGTTCTTTCCTGTTTGTTCATGCAGGAGTGGATGACACCATCAGTAAATTAATTGCCAAAAAAGACGTTTCCTACTTGAACAAATGCTTTAAAAAGCAGCTACACAACAACCTATTCGATTTCTACTACAGCTCAGTAGCGAACACCTTTCGAACAAAATACCGCAAGTCTGACAAGCCCCTCACAAGAGATGGTGTGGCTATTATTCGCAAGAGCGGTATCCACGCGGTTGTTCGTGGTCATGTAAATTACCATCAAGGGCAACAGTTAAATGTTAAGCAAGGATTGCTGCATATTGAATGTGACATCACACTGGATAGAAACTCTCGAATAAAAGAGGGGCTGATGGGTGTTGGATACGGCGTTACTATGATTCAGCCTCAAGGGCGCATTGTCGGCCTGAGTTCAGATTTCGACACCGTCAAGGTGCTTCAGCCAAAACGCTTCTTAAAGGCTGTAAAAAAAGAACATGCGGTAAAGAGTAAAGCCGAAAAAAAAACGTTAAAACAACTTAACAAAACATTGAAGATGAGTATACGTAATGCGATTAAAAAATGA
- a CDS encoding histidine phosphatase family protein has translation MTTMAFSSFPILALIRHGAYHQRKNTPSALQPFQLSEAGKQEIVLEAKKFASFIKENNWALHPVVHSSNQLRAWQTAEIYQRELADIFSEAPTHITHNDLSERSVGSLANLTIKEIEDVLKSDPRFEVPPENWKSDSHYCLPLQGAESLMMAGKRVSNYLVNQSIKKHLVTEPTETDKEVRLFFGHGASFRHAAFHLNVINMCDIKQFSMHHGRAVMIQQQIDGQWQHIAGEWKIRQQLNSFND, from the coding sequence ATGACCACAATGGCTTTCTCTTCTTTTCCCATTCTTGCGTTAATTCGTCACGGTGCTTATCACCAAAGGAAAAACACACCCAGTGCGTTGCAACCCTTTCAACTATCAGAAGCAGGAAAACAAGAAATTGTGCTAGAAGCTAAAAAGTTTGCCTCATTCATAAAAGAGAATAACTGGGCACTCCATCCTGTTGTTCATTCATCAAATCAATTACGAGCTTGGCAAACAGCGGAGATTTATCAAAGAGAACTGGCTGATATTTTTTCAGAGGCACCTACTCATATAACCCATAACGACCTATCAGAAAGAAGCGTTGGTAGCCTCGCCAATTTAACGATAAAAGAAATAGAAGACGTATTAAAATCTGACCCTCGATTTGAAGTACCACCTGAAAATTGGAAATCAGACAGTCATTATTGTTTACCACTTCAAGGCGCTGAATCATTAATGATGGCTGGCAAGCGAGTTTCAAATTACTTGGTAAATCAATCGATTAAAAAGCATTTGGTTACTGAACCCACTGAAACAGACAAAGAAGTTAGATTGTTTTTTGGCCATGGTGCGTCTTTTCGACATGCGGCATTTCATTTAAATGTCATAAACATGTGCGATATTAAACAGTTTAGCATGCACCATGGACGCGCAGTGATGATCCAACAACAAATAGACGGTCAATGGCAACACATTGCAGGCGAATGGAAGATTCGTCAGCAGCTCAATTCGTTTAACGATTAA
- a CDS encoding HprK-related kinase B: MNTHLNTITQELDINTESCRYQFDLDLSHCHITVLSNTAKLMFELESYFCSYPQHKATADIVIYLIESDKPAPSYPWADWAREAGKSGRKDSYVDMHQGRLLHKVRTGMVFFQSNFSRLAIGPCLKNINQVVNFINNQYMNYLQQQDHVICHAAAVSICGKGTAVAAFSGGGKSTLMLKLMDHPHAKFISNDRLFLTNDRDNIIARGVPKLPRINPGTILHNPRLLSILETEEQEKLKRLPQAELWDLEQKYDVMIDEVYGENKIDLEATLDTVLLLNWDRKSSAKPELKKVNPEENQELIGAIMKSPGPFYQNTQGEFLSGPEIPALENYLAVLNKVTVYEVSGGVDFDYLAKTYLELTQNETV, translated from the coding sequence ATGAATACTCATCTAAACACAATCACACAAGAACTTGACATCAACACAGAGTCATGTCGCTACCAATTTGATCTTGATTTAAGCCATTGTCATATCACTGTATTGAGTAATACCGCTAAATTAATGTTTGAATTAGAAAGTTATTTCTGCAGCTACCCACAACATAAAGCCACAGCAGACATAGTCATTTATCTTATAGAAAGTGACAAACCAGCACCTAGCTACCCTTGGGCAGATTGGGCAAGAGAAGCGGGCAAGTCCGGTCGTAAAGACAGTTATGTTGACATGCACCAAGGTCGATTACTGCATAAAGTAAGAACCGGAATGGTATTTTTCCAGAGTAACTTTAGCCGTTTAGCCATTGGTCCCTGTCTGAAAAACATCAATCAAGTGGTTAACTTTATTAATAACCAGTACATGAATTATTTACAGCAACAGGATCACGTTATTTGCCATGCCGCCGCAGTCAGCATTTGTGGCAAGGGTACCGCCGTTGCGGCTTTCTCTGGCGGAGGAAAATCCACTTTAATGTTAAAACTAATGGATCACCCACATGCGAAGTTTATTTCCAATGATCGCTTATTTTTAACAAATGATCGTGACAACATTATCGCTCGTGGTGTACCTAAACTTCCACGTATTAACCCTGGCACTATTTTACATAACCCGAGATTGCTGTCTATTCTTGAGACGGAAGAACAAGAGAAGCTTAAGCGTTTGCCACAAGCTGAACTTTGGGATTTAGAACAAAAATACGATGTCATGATTGACGAGGTTTATGGCGAAAACAAAATTGATCTAGAAGCCACGTTAGACACAGTTTTATTATTAAACTGGGATAGAAAAAGTTCGGCAAAGCCTGAGCTTAAAAAAGTGAATCCAGAAGAGAATCAAGAGTTAATCGGCGCCATTATGAAAAGCCCAGGGCCTTTTTATCAAAACACACAGGGCGAATTTCTCTCAGGCCCAGAAATTCCAGCCTTAGAGAACTATTTAGCCGTTTTAAATAAAGTGACTGTTTACGAAGTTTCTGGGGGTGTCGATTTTGATTATCTGGCAAAAACCTACCTAGAACTCACACAAAACGAGACAGTATAA
- a CDS encoding GAK system ATP-grasp enzyme: MSNLRIGVIGIPGKWSTEVLADKLEEKTGFRLVIDMADIALDLENKSLFANGVNLCELDGLVVKKASQEYSPSMLDRIELLRVAEASGVRVFSSAESILRLVDRLSCTISLRNANIPMPSTFVTEHIDQAINAIKQYGRAVLKPLFSTKARGMTILESSQSDEELRDALTSFRVSNPMMYLQRKVNLSGMDLGMVFIGGEYVCTYARVSQSDAWNTTIHDGGRYENYQPTEALIELGHLAQKSFNLDFTTVDIALTDKGPIVFEVSAFGGFKGALEGCNVDAADAYSHYVLTTLGK; the protein is encoded by the coding sequence TTGAGTAATCTACGTATTGGCGTTATTGGCATTCCCGGTAAATGGTCAACAGAAGTATTGGCCGATAAGCTAGAGGAAAAAACAGGCTTTCGCTTAGTTATTGATATGGCGGATATTGCACTCGATTTAGAAAACAAAAGTCTGTTTGCAAATGGGGTAAACCTTTGCGAACTAGATGGTTTAGTTGTCAAAAAAGCCAGTCAAGAATATAGTCCAAGTATGTTAGACAGAATCGAGCTATTGCGTGTCGCAGAAGCCTCTGGTGTGCGTGTTTTCAGCTCAGCTGAAAGCATACTTCGTTTGGTTGATCGTTTAAGTTGCACCATTAGTTTACGTAATGCCAACATCCCTATGCCCTCCACTTTTGTGACAGAACATATTGATCAGGCCATTAACGCCATTAAGCAGTATGGCCGTGCCGTCCTGAAGCCCCTCTTCTCAACCAAGGCAAGAGGTATGACCATATTGGAGTCGAGTCAATCGGATGAAGAATTAAGAGATGCTCTGACGTCTTTTAGGGTAAGTAACCCCATGATGTACCTGCAGAGAAAGGTCAACCTTTCTGGCATGGATTTAGGGATGGTGTTTATTGGAGGTGAGTATGTCTGCACCTACGCTCGCGTATCTCAAAGCGACGCATGGAATACCACAATCCACGACGGGGGACGTTATGAAAACTATCAGCCTACCGAAGCGCTTATTGAGTTAGGTCATCTTGCCCAAAAATCATTCAATCTAGATTTCACCACCGTTGATATTGCGCTCACGGATAAAGGCCCTATTGTCTTTGAAGTTTCCGCTTTTGGTGGATTCAAAGGCGCATTAGAAGGCTGCAACGTCGATGCCGCCGACGCTTATAGCCATTACGTTTTAACAACATTAGGTAAATAA
- a CDS encoding phosphotransferase: MAKLNKVTNETLHFFFIEISQQFLQVELFFLHPSEILAEQIYGRSGYSANLFFRIQNAVGNEIKESKNDTNRFRLKALEHLSQEIHSLIQLARQSIKELSKPTPLTKEDYLSLQALIPMSEYAALIRQIRMAVESVESILNESNSQKAIKLGKKSISLQSNFQSKFSAAINSEATITLNTVVTQAIFCTSLIRQMLDIMTQISDTVLSISIGQKMNRHRYHSLSSVADEFEFNSDEIQIETVAETRSGSAISGIRRQTEDGQQDNSYLAIFKEGEKKKLKEERQGVERWHHIYPGLAPKILAYNSRKKNASLLIEHLPGVTFESLIVNGNKLVLDDAIEHLLTTLNSIWSQTKTAEEADAQFIQQLRKRLPSIYAVHPQFDTQNAMICGVLQHSFEEKLKLAQVKEIQWRCPFSVYTHGDFNLDNIIYDPEEKRINFIDLHRSKYGDYAQDISVFMVSIYRLTILDKQRRDKMMQVAMHFFQSIRQSEPIQNDTTFELRIALGLIRSFASSTRFILDPNLSKRMYLRSNYLLDKVLAIEKGQEHLFIIPLEDLFIE, from the coding sequence ATGGCAAAATTAAATAAGGTTACCAATGAAACTCTGCATTTTTTCTTCATTGAAATTAGCCAACAATTTTTACAGGTAGAACTGTTTTTCTTACACCCCAGCGAAATACTTGCAGAGCAAATTTATGGACGATCTGGCTATTCCGCAAATTTATTTTTTCGCATTCAAAATGCCGTTGGCAATGAAATTAAAGAGTCTAAGAACGACACAAATCGATTTCGACTGAAAGCTTTAGAGCATTTGTCTCAAGAAATTCATTCACTCATTCAACTCGCTCGACAGTCAATAAAAGAACTCTCTAAACCAACCCCTTTAACTAAAGAGGATTATCTGTCGCTACAGGCCCTTATTCCAATGTCAGAATACGCCGCACTTATAAGACAGATACGAATGGCTGTTGAATCAGTTGAATCGATCCTCAATGAGTCCAATTCCCAAAAAGCGATCAAACTTGGAAAAAAGAGCATCAGCTTACAAAGTAACTTTCAATCAAAGTTCAGTGCGGCCATCAACTCTGAAGCGACCATTACGTTAAATACGGTCGTTACTCAGGCGATATTTTGCACCTCATTGATCAGACAAATGTTAGACATTATGACGCAAATTTCTGATACGGTGCTGTCTATAAGCATTGGCCAAAAAATGAATCGACACAGATACCATTCTTTATCCAGTGTGGCGGATGAGTTTGAATTCAACTCAGATGAAATTCAAATTGAAACGGTTGCTGAAACTCGCTCAGGCAGTGCCATCTCAGGTATTCGAAGACAAACAGAAGATGGCCAACAAGACAATTCCTATCTCGCAATTTTCAAGGAAGGTGAAAAAAAGAAACTCAAAGAGGAACGTCAAGGGGTTGAGCGTTGGCACCACATCTACCCCGGACTCGCGCCTAAAATTTTGGCATACAATAGCCGCAAAAAAAACGCCTCTTTACTAATAGAGCACCTTCCAGGTGTTACCTTTGAGTCGTTAATTGTCAATGGTAATAAACTGGTTTTAGATGACGCCATAGAGCATTTATTAACCACCTTAAACTCTATTTGGTCGCAAACTAAAACAGCAGAGGAGGCCGATGCCCAGTTTATCCAACAGCTCCGCAAACGCTTACCTAGCATCTACGCTGTGCACCCTCAGTTTGACACACAAAACGCCATGATTTGTGGCGTGTTACAACACTCATTTGAAGAAAAGTTAAAACTCGCTCAGGTCAAAGAAATCCAATGGAGATGCCCATTTTCAGTTTATACTCATGGAGATTTTAATCTAGACAACATCATCTATGACCCTGAAGAAAAGCGGATTAATTTTATCGACCTGCATAGATCCAAGTATGGGGACTATGCACAGGACATTTCGGTTTTTATGGTTTCCATATATAGACTGACCATTCTTGACAAGCAACGCCGCGATAAAATGATGCAAGTGGCCATGCATTTCTTTCAATCCATTCGACAATCCGAACCTATTCAAAACGACACGACGTTTGAATTACGCATTGCGCTTGGATTAATTCGTTCCTTTGCCTCTTCTACACGCTTTATCCTTGACCCTAATTTATCTAAACGCATGTATCTACGCTCAAATTACCTGCTAGATAAAGTCCTAGCGATAGAAAAAGGTCAAGAACACTTATTTATCATCCCTTTGGAGGACTTATTCATTGAGTAA
- a CDS encoding SHOCT domain-containing protein → MQNLTPQGQQLINDLSQRYNLSYDAVLHMLIAVNNGGCTMAQFSCPELGGSGQWMRGGMTMVGDMFNNGLKMTVDNLCNDLANALSNSQIFAPLPIGSRNSNQWWPQDLGLGQPFSSGAQNNIRYAVFPNRLAVEVNGQVTVYDTLDNNIGGVSQQQGGNDSLTFSSQYGTIAVNSLPVVSGSTQTSAPTPPPQNNFLDTNHQPSFVPQNNHTLPQPNTQGTNSLNSGSDTSVDNIIGLIEKLAKLRDAGAISENDYNNKKAELLNRI, encoded by the coding sequence ATGCAAAATTTAACCCCTCAAGGCCAGCAACTTATTAACGACCTTAGTCAACGTTACAACCTTAGCTACGATGCAGTGCTTCATATGTTGATTGCCGTCAATAATGGTGGCTGTACAATGGCGCAATTTAGTTGCCCAGAGTTAGGCGGGTCTGGGCAATGGATGCGCGGTGGAATGACAATGGTTGGCGATATGTTCAACAATGGGTTGAAAATGACTGTAGACAATTTATGTAATGACTTGGCAAACGCACTTTCTAATAGTCAAATTTTTGCACCTTTACCAATAGGCTCAAGAAACAGTAACCAGTGGTGGCCACAAGATCTGGGCCTAGGGCAACCATTTAGCAGCGGTGCTCAAAATAACATCCGCTATGCTGTTTTTCCTAATCGATTAGCGGTAGAAGTAAACGGTCAAGTTACAGTATACGATACATTAGACAACAATATTGGTGGTGTCAGCCAACAACAAGGCGGAAACGACTCTCTAACGTTCAGCAGTCAATATGGAACGATTGCCGTAAACAGTTTGCCTGTTGTATCTGGTAGCACTCAAACTTCAGCACCAACGCCACCACCACAAAATAATTTTTTAGACACAAACCATCAACCATCGTTTGTGCCACAAAACAATCATACTTTGCCTCAACCGAATACTCAGGGAACAAATTCATTAAACTCAGGGTCTGACACATCGGTTGATAACATCATTGGATTAATTGAAAAGCTGGCAAAATTACGTGATGCCGGTGCTATTTCAGAAAACGACTACAATAATAAAAAAGCAGAATTGTTAAATCGTATCTAA
- a CDS encoding heme biosynthesis HemY N-terminal domain-containing protein, whose translation MRKFLLVMIIFLILGGTLGLLMRQDPGYILIAFAGVTIETSFWVFLLFILVLLVALSWAKRILFATLRPGSSLAKLTGNISQKRASRNTIRGLLELVGGNWLRAEKLLTKSADKVPYPLINYIGAAYAASEQEEHERSKTWLQTAHQSTPEADFAISFAQSQIQMRQKHYESALATLLRLHKVKPKHRQVLKMLVQAYTHLKDWDAILTLTPKLKKEGILDTENMLELEKKAFLALLDNMQYRKKLGHKEEDLIKEMDNIWHKFSEIDKDENMRVLYARSLISFENTRKAEEFIRQSLNHQWSETLIFEYGHINHTNSKNALQTAETWLKVHPQSANLLLVCGRLSQQQKLWGKSKDYYQSAIDIDQSSEALGELGRLLNALGEKEHSQQLMLTSLQHSAKHLKALPLP comes from the coding sequence ATGAGAAAGTTCCTCTTAGTAATGATTATTTTTTTAATTCTAGGGGGAACCCTTGGGTTATTAATGAGGCAAGATCCTGGTTACATTCTAATTGCTTTTGCTGGCGTTACCATTGAAACCAGCTTCTGGGTATTCTTGTTATTTATATTGGTTCTACTTGTTGCCTTAAGCTGGGCAAAACGTATTCTGTTTGCCACCCTGAGACCGGGATCATCCTTAGCAAAACTAACAGGCAACATAAGCCAAAAACGTGCGTCACGAAACACCATTAGAGGCTTATTGGAATTGGTCGGTGGAAACTGGTTGCGGGCAGAGAAGCTCCTAACAAAGAGTGCAGATAAAGTCCCCTATCCGTTAATTAATTATATCGGAGCCGCCTACGCAGCCAGCGAACAAGAAGAGCATGAACGCTCAAAAACATGGCTACAGACAGCGCATCAGTCGACACCAGAAGCCGATTTTGCAATCAGCTTTGCTCAAAGCCAAATTCAAATGCGTCAAAAACATTATGAAAGTGCGCTGGCCACCCTACTAAGACTGCACAAGGTAAAACCGAAGCATAGACAGGTTTTAAAAATGCTCGTTCAGGCTTATACCCACCTAAAAGACTGGGATGCTATTTTAACGCTAACACCAAAACTCAAAAAAGAAGGCATTTTAGACACGGAAAATATGCTTGAACTGGAAAAGAAAGCTTTTTTAGCCCTTTTAGATAACATGCAATACCGTAAAAAATTAGGTCACAAAGAAGAAGACCTGATTAAAGAAATGGATAACATTTGGCATAAATTCAGCGAAATAGACAAAGACGAGAATATGCGTGTTTTATACGCTCGATCGCTAATCAGTTTTGAAAACACCAGAAAAGCGGAAGAATTTATAAGACAGAGCTTAAATCATCAGTGGTCAGAGACGTTAATTTTTGAATATGGACATATTAATCATACTAATTCCAAAAATGCCTTACAGACTGCGGAAACATGGCTTAAAGTGCACCCGCAAAGTGCCAATTTATTGTTAGTGTGTGGTCGATTAAGCCAGCAACAAAAGCTTTGGGGTAAGTCAAAAGACTATTATCAGTCTGCTATTGATATTGACCAAAGCAGTGAAGCTTTAGGGGAACTTGGAAGACTATTAAATGCTTTGGGAGAAAAAGAACACAGTCAGCAGCTAATGTTAACTAGCTTACAGCATTCAGCAAAACACTTAAAAGCTTTGCCTCTACCTTAA